From a single Streptomyces sp. NBC_00377 genomic region:
- a CDS encoding acyl carrier protein → MATGETGFSDVVYDLVSVQYHSLKAGHDYGQYVRDAENAGKKEIAEFFRTVMEQDSERAARCHQFLAELSGTEEAGPAVS, encoded by the coding sequence ATGGCGACAGGTGAAACGGGATTCAGTGACGTCGTGTACGACCTCGTATCCGTTCAGTACCACTCTTTGAAGGCTGGACACGATTACGGTCAGTATGTGCGCGACGCGGAGAACGCCGGGAAGAAGGAGATCGCCGAGTTCTTCCGCACCGTGATGGAGCAGGACTCGGAACGCGCAGCCCGGTGTCATCAGTTCCTGGCCGAACTGTCCGGTACCGAGGAAGCCGGCCCGGCTGTCAGCTGA
- a CDS encoding STAS domain-containing protein, with amino-acid sequence MMTPIAQALHGRGPLPAAAGAGLSGYGSAPPSRIVVDLGGGTFMDSSGINVFVTTHKAVSSKAGWLRIAAAQTPVLRVLRLVGIDTFITCHPTVEQALEP; translated from the coding sequence ATGATGACGCCGATCGCGCAGGCCCTTCACGGCCGGGGCCCGCTCCCGGCCGCCGCCGGGGCGGGGCTCTCCGGGTACGGCTCGGCGCCGCCGTCACGGATCGTGGTGGACCTGGGCGGCGGCACCTTCATGGACTCCAGCGGCATCAACGTCTTCGTCACCACCCACAAGGCCGTCAGCAGCAAGGCGGGGTGGCTGCGCATCGCCGCCGCGCAGACGCCCGTCCTGCGCGTCCTGCGCCTGGTCGGCATCGACACGTTCATCACCTGCCACCCCACCGTCGAGCAGGCCCTCGAACCCTGA
- a CDS encoding ANTAR domain-containing protein, protein MTTSREQKQLPDGTRDPAVTRLEQENAQLRQAVDSHAVVDQAIGVLVAAHRIAPAAGFEVLREVSQHTNIKLHTIAEMMIDWALGQPLPETVERALGQAVQRRPGQDGVPGRPQ, encoded by the coding sequence ATGACGACCTCCCGCGAGCAGAAGCAGCTGCCCGACGGAACGCGTGATCCTGCGGTGACCCGGCTGGAGCAGGAGAACGCGCAGCTGCGGCAAGCCGTCGACTCTCATGCGGTGGTCGACCAGGCGATCGGTGTCCTGGTCGCGGCCCACCGGATCGCGCCGGCCGCCGGGTTCGAGGTGCTGCGTGAGGTCTCCCAGCACACCAACATCAAACTGCACACGATCGCCGAGATGATGATCGACTGGGCGTTGGGGCAGCCACTTCCGGAGACGGTGGAGCGCGCGCTGGGCCAGGCCGTGCAGCGCCGCCCGGGTCAGGACGGTGTTCCAGGCCGGCCCCAGTAG
- a CDS encoding anti-sigma factor RsbA family regulatory protein: MSTVTTHEAFVHPALFYRTEQEYTQQTVAFLREGLASGEPMAVAVPGPNLDLIKAGLGGDAEGILFLDMTEAGRNPGRIIPKVLRGFADAHPKGRVRIIGEPIWAGRSAVEYPACAQHEALINAAFEGRAVTILCPYDEVRLDPEVIADAKVTHPTLISGDGRESVSDAYDWQAIVDRYNQALAPAPDAAAFSYGGEDLPAVRQFALAQAMRLGLVGERLMDVELAVAELTTNSVVHGGSRGTLAIWAEQRQLVCEVRDAGRLTDPLAGRRPPERGQLGGRGLMLVHYVADLVRVHTGDDGTTVRFYLSL; this comes from the coding sequence ATGAGCACGGTGACCACCCACGAGGCGTTTGTGCACCCTGCCCTGTTCTACCGCACCGAGCAGGAGTACACGCAGCAGACGGTGGCCTTCCTGCGCGAGGGCCTGGCCAGCGGCGAGCCGATGGCCGTGGCGGTGCCCGGCCCCAACCTGGACCTGATCAAGGCCGGTCTGGGCGGGGACGCCGAGGGCATCCTGTTCCTGGACATGACCGAGGCCGGCCGCAACCCGGGGCGGATCATCCCCAAGGTGCTGCGCGGGTTCGCCGACGCCCACCCCAAGGGGCGTGTGCGGATCATCGGTGAACCGATCTGGGCCGGGCGCAGCGCGGTGGAGTACCCGGCATGCGCGCAGCACGAGGCGCTGATCAACGCCGCGTTCGAGGGCAGGGCGGTGACGATCCTGTGCCCCTACGACGAGGTGCGGCTGGACCCGGAGGTGATCGCCGATGCGAAGGTCACCCACCCGACCCTCATCAGCGGGGATGGCCGCGAGTCGGTCAGCGACGCCTACGACTGGCAGGCAATCGTCGATCGCTACAACCAGGCGCTTGCGCCGGCACCGGACGCCGCGGCCTTCTCCTACGGCGGGGAGGACCTTCCGGCCGTCCGCCAGTTCGCTCTCGCTCAGGCGATGCGGCTGGGCCTGGTAGGGGAGCGGCTGATGGATGTGGAGTTGGCGGTCGCGGAGCTGACGACCAACAGCGTGGTCCACGGCGGAAGCCGCGGGACACTCGCCATCTGGGCCGAGCAGAGGCAACTGGTGTGTGAGGTCCGCGATGCGGGCCGGCTGACCGATCCGCTGGCCGGCCGGCGCCCGCCGGAGCGCGGGCAACTGGGCGGCCGGGGCCTGATGCTGGTCCACTACGTGGCCGACCTGGTGCGCGTGCACACCGGCGACGACGGCACGACGGTGCGCTTCTACCTCAGCCTGTAA
- a CDS encoding STAS domain-containing protein, translating to MDAPHPVGGAGAVAPGKVALEVSPLPGRSGIRARGEISALTRPSWEQALSELAQRHAGVSYVELSDVAFVDVAGVSALAVTAMNLPDGRVVVENPPPQLPRVLEMFWPGLDRIEVAL from the coding sequence GTGGATGCCCCACATCCGGTGGGCGGTGCCGGCGCGGTGGCGCCCGGGAAGGTCGCGTTGGAGGTGAGCCCGTTGCCCGGTCGTTCCGGGATACGTGCCCGCGGTGAGATCAGCGCCCTGACGCGTCCGTCGTGGGAGCAGGCCCTGTCCGAGCTGGCCCAGCGGCACGCCGGCGTGTCGTACGTGGAGCTGTCGGATGTGGCGTTCGTCGACGTGGCCGGGGTGAGTGCGCTGGCGGTCACCGCCATGAACCTGCCCGACGGGAGGGTTGTGGTCGAGAATCCCCCGCCGCAGCTGCCGCGGGTTCTGGAGATGTTCTGGCCGGGCCTGGATCGGATCGAGGTGGCTCTGTGA
- a CDS encoding ATP-binding protein: MNGEPTLPSCESRFPAATASIAAARHWVRDCVEGFGGPLRQHRMIQTVELLVSELMTNAIRHGAGPPLIRLTWNGRLLRIAVSDYSDSWPRIRATENTEPGGFGMQLLERLSQRWGVTPRHPGKTVWAELSPAP, translated from the coding sequence ATGAACGGCGAACCGACCCTCCCATCCTGCGAGTCGCGTTTCCCCGCAGCCACAGCGAGCATCGCGGCTGCCCGGCACTGGGTCCGCGACTGCGTGGAAGGTTTTGGCGGCCCGCTGCGCCAGCACCGGATGATCCAGACCGTCGAACTGCTCGTCTCGGAACTGATGACCAACGCCATCCGCCACGGCGCCGGCCCACCCCTGATCCGACTCACCTGGAACGGCAGGCTGCTGCGCATCGCGGTCAGCGATTACAGCGACAGCTGGCCGCGCATACGCGCCACCGAGAACACCGAGCCCGGCGGCTTCGGTATGCAGCTCCTCGAACGACTCTCCCAACGCTGGGGCGTCACCCCACGCCACCCTGGCAAAACGGTCTGGGCCGAACTCAGCCCCGCCCCCTGA
- a CDS encoding methanogen output domain 1-containing protein, which yields MGQVSDVEIPLDRDVFLRTLVRELATSLESVIGLEEASGYVSLVGQAVGTQIDEMYLKALGADRLTGEQVAEALVDLKRRINGDFYVIEHDETKIVLGNRVCPFAEKVMGRESMCMMTSNVFGTIAARNLGYARVELEETLARGDAGCRVVVHLVPDVDIETVSGREYFGDRAVAP from the coding sequence ATGGGACAGGTTTCGGATGTGGAGATTCCTCTGGACCGTGATGTGTTCCTGCGGACTTTGGTGCGTGAGCTGGCGACGTCGCTGGAGTCGGTGATCGGTCTGGAGGAGGCGTCCGGCTACGTCAGCCTCGTGGGGCAGGCCGTCGGCACGCAGATCGACGAGATGTACCTCAAGGCACTGGGAGCCGACCGGCTCACGGGTGAGCAGGTCGCCGAGGCGCTCGTGGACCTCAAGCGCCGCATTAACGGTGACTTCTACGTCATCGAGCACGACGAGACGAAGATCGTTCTGGGCAACCGGGTGTGCCCGTTCGCGGAGAAGGTGATGGGCCGGGAGTCGATGTGCATGATGACGTCCAACGTCTTCGGCACCATCGCCGCCCGCAATCTCGGCTACGCGCGGGTGGAGCTGGAGGAGACCCTCGCGCGCGGCGACGCGGGCTGCCGCGTCGTGGTGCACCTGGTCCCTGACGTGGACATCGAGACGGTCAGTGGCCGTGAGTACTTCGGCGACCGGGCTGTGGCCCCATGA
- a CDS encoding SpoIIE family protein phosphatase, translating into MTVGLFRAITKPLPHPVLLCGADGRILAANPAAVRCDDRLRPGTSLFDLQSDDTPQLRQQLSVWLRSGSPVPGVLVLKDADGRIRRFRCHGARATWWYGPQPALQLHLVEAGASDRFAVLSQQVEALNREVAFRRATEVDRARLLAAEQAARGQLQHLYDLTAALAGAITLAEVSRVVTEVAPAALGATAAELYLHSARLVPPLQPEDKGLPVGAGGWTDLDRPSCADGSLPREATDAVPLALSLEADGVQLGMLIVHGSLTSTASAHVTAVAQQVAQALRRAGLHEHEHRVAERLQLSLLPRLPQLPGLQTATCYAPGSDLLSVGGDWYDVYDVDADHIGLSIGDVAGHGLHEATVMAQTTAALRNIVPRCGTDPAAVLDEVNTFLGRYHPERMATACYLVFNRRTRTLTYATAGHPPPLLIHADGSSVYLNHATSPPLGPVRGVRYRQAETTVAERDTLLLYTDGLIERRREDLAIGMERLTEFARTTSGLNITELCDRFLHHQPEAAFPDDRALLAVRFPPSV; encoded by the coding sequence ATGACCGTTGGCCTCTTCCGGGCCATCACCAAACCGCTGCCTCATCCGGTGCTGCTGTGCGGGGCCGACGGCCGCATCCTGGCCGCCAATCCCGCGGCCGTCCGCTGCGACGACCGGTTGCGCCCGGGCACCAGCCTGTTCGACCTGCAGTCCGACGACACACCGCAGCTGCGTCAGCAGCTGAGCGTGTGGCTGCGCAGCGGCAGCCCCGTGCCCGGCGTACTGGTCCTCAAGGACGCTGACGGCCGCATACGGCGCTTTCGCTGTCACGGGGCGCGGGCCACCTGGTGGTACGGCCCGCAGCCGGCCCTGCAGCTGCACCTAGTCGAGGCCGGGGCGTCCGACCGGTTCGCCGTGCTCAGCCAGCAGGTGGAGGCGCTGAACCGAGAGGTGGCCTTCCGCCGGGCCACCGAAGTCGACCGGGCGCGGCTGCTGGCCGCCGAACAGGCCGCTCGCGGCCAGTTGCAGCACCTGTACGACCTGACCGCCGCCCTGGCCGGTGCGATCACCCTCGCGGAGGTTTCCCGCGTCGTCACCGAGGTGGCGCCGGCTGCCCTGGGAGCCACTGCGGCGGAGCTCTATCTGCACTCGGCGCGGCTGGTACCGCCCCTGCAGCCGGAGGACAAAGGCCTTCCGGTCGGCGCGGGCGGCTGGACCGACCTGGACCGGCCGTCCTGCGCGGACGGATCGCTTCCTCGTGAGGCCACGGACGCGGTTCCGCTCGCGTTGTCGCTGGAGGCGGACGGCGTCCAGCTGGGCATGCTCATCGTGCACGGCTCACTCACGTCCACCGCGTCCGCGCATGTGACGGCCGTGGCCCAGCAGGTCGCCCAAGCCCTGCGCCGGGCGGGCCTGCACGAGCACGAGCACCGGGTCGCCGAACGCCTGCAGCTCAGCCTGCTGCCCCGGCTGCCACAGCTTCCCGGCCTGCAGACGGCCACCTGCTACGCCCCGGGCAGTGACCTGCTCTCGGTCGGCGGCGACTGGTACGACGTCTACGACGTGGACGCCGATCACATCGGCCTGAGCATCGGCGACGTCGCCGGCCACGGACTGCACGAAGCGACCGTCATGGCCCAGACCACCGCCGCCTTGCGCAACATCGTGCCGCGCTGCGGCACCGACCCTGCCGCCGTCCTCGACGAAGTCAACACCTTCCTGGGCCGCTATCACCCGGAGCGGATGGCCACCGCCTGCTACCTGGTCTTTAACCGCCGCACCCGCACCCTGACCTACGCCACCGCCGGCCACCCCCCACCGCTGCTCATCCACGCCGACGGCTCCAGCGTCTACCTCAACCACGCCACCTCCCCGCCCCTGGGCCCCGTCCGAGGCGTCCGCTACCGGCAGGCCGAGACCACCGTGGCCGAGAGGGACACTCTGCTGCTGTACACCGACGGGCTGATCGAGCGGCGTCGCGAAGACCTCGCCATCGGAATGGAACGGCTGACCGAGTTCGCCCGCACCACCAGCGGCCTGAACATCACCGAGCTATGCGACCGCTTCCTGCACCACCAGCCCGAGGCGGCCTTCCCCGACGACCGGGCCCTGCTCGCCGTCCGCTTCCCTCCATCGGTCTGA
- a CDS encoding IS630 family transposase, which yields MAERVRVREIDDDEGRRLLRIVRRGTGSVVTWRRAQMVLLSAQGMPVAKVAEVSFTSGDRVRDVIHNFNADGFDSLYPKYSGGRPKTFTLPERREIKKLAKSKPTEHDLPFSTWSLTKLADFLVAEGVVDDISHEGLRTLLREEGVSFQRLKTWKTSRDPDYAARKARVEHLYAIADGEVIPEESEPEVVFCMDEFGPLNLMPHPGKQWAERGGKQKDPDREPRRRRRATYNRYGGVRHLFAALDLAKDKLYGHIKPIKRRTQFLEFCRYLRTLYPSTVRIAIVCDNFSPHLTTKKCQRVGTWAATNNVEIAYRGAAPVFVGCGIFASLGVGIALASDAVRHAELPRRQPGVTI from the coding sequence ATGGCAGAGCGTGTACGGGTCCGCGAGATCGATGACGATGAGGGACGGCGGCTGCTGCGGATCGTCCGCCGTGGCACGGGGTCGGTGGTGACCTGGCGGCGGGCCCAGATGGTGCTGCTGTCTGCGCAGGGCATGCCGGTGGCGAAGGTTGCCGAGGTGTCGTTCACCAGCGGCGACCGGGTCCGCGACGTGATCCATAACTTCAACGCTGATGGATTCGACTCGCTGTATCCGAAGTACTCCGGAGGCCGGCCGAAGACCTTCACGCTGCCCGAGCGCCGCGAAATCAAGAAGCTCGCCAAGTCCAAGCCGACCGAGCACGACCTGCCGTTTTCGACGTGGAGCCTGACCAAGCTGGCGGACTTCCTGGTCGCCGAGGGGGTGGTCGACGACATCAGCCACGAGGGCCTGCGCACCCTGCTCCGCGAGGAAGGCGTCTCCTTTCAACGCCTGAAGACCTGGAAGACCTCCCGTGACCCGGACTACGCGGCCAGGAAGGCCCGCGTCGAGCACCTCTACGCGATCGCCGACGGCGAGGTCATACCCGAGGAAAGCGAGCCCGAAGTCGTCTTCTGCATGGATGAGTTCGGCCCGCTCAACCTCATGCCCCATCCCGGGAAGCAGTGGGCCGAGCGCGGAGGTAAGCAGAAGGACCCCGATCGTGAGCCGCGTCGGCGGCGCCGGGCGACCTACAACCGCTACGGCGGAGTGCGGCACCTGTTCGCCGCCCTGGACCTGGCCAAGGACAAGCTCTACGGCCACATCAAGCCCATCAAGCGGCGCACCCAGTTCCTGGAATTCTGCCGCTACCTGCGCACCCTCTACCCTTCGACGGTGCGGATCGCCATCGTCTGCGACAACTTCTCCCCGCACCTGACCACGAAGAAGTGCCAACGCGTCGGCACCTGGGCGGCGACGAACAATGTCGAGATCGCCTACAGGGGAGCCGCCCCGGTGTTCGTCGGCTGCGGCATCTTCGCCAGCCTGGGCGTGGGCATCGCCCTGGCCTCCGACGCCGTGCGGCACGCCGAACTGCCCCGGCGGCAGCCAGGCGTGACCATCTAA
- a CDS encoding class I SAM-dependent methyltransferase translates to MDPADFYTGIVAEIYGPLKSFSQDPEPYAAFIQQTGMPALELGCGDGDPLLELRRRGLDVDGVDSSADMLERLRRRAAEQDIRATVFHQRMEALNLPRRYRAIFLAGPTFTLLPDDATALAALRGIRAHLAEGGTALVPLFTPAPTPAEQIGRVRTSAAPDGAELRVSVVAEQRDETARTQTTLLRYERHHGSDSTIEERPWTMHWYTPEQFEKLATPVGLALTAVTDSDGKPASADGTDLLHFRLQTT, encoded by the coding sequence GTGGACCCAGCTGACTTCTACACCGGCATCGTCGCGGAGATCTACGGACCGCTGAAATCCTTCTCCCAGGACCCCGAACCCTACGCAGCCTTCATTCAGCAAACCGGCATGCCGGCACTGGAGCTGGGGTGCGGAGACGGTGACCCCCTGCTCGAACTGCGCCGACGCGGCCTGGACGTCGACGGCGTCGACTCCTCCGCCGACATGCTGGAGCGGCTCCGACGCCGGGCAGCCGAACAAGACATCCGTGCCACCGTGTTCCACCAGCGCATGGAGGCCTTGAACCTGCCCCGCCGCTACCGGGCGATCTTCCTTGCCGGGCCGACCTTCACCCTGCTCCCCGACGACGCCACAGCGCTCGCCGCCCTGCGCGGCATCCGCGCTCACCTGGCTGAGGGCGGCACCGCCCTGGTGCCCCTGTTCACCCCCGCACCGACCCCCGCTGAACAGATCGGCCGAGTGCGCACGTCCGCCGCACCCGACGGCGCCGAGCTCCGGGTATCCGTCGTCGCCGAGCAACGCGACGAGACAGCCCGGACACAGACGACGCTTCTACGCTACGAGCGGCACCACGGCTCAGACAGCACCATCGAAGAGCGCCCGTGGACCATGCATTGGTACACGCCGGAGCAGTTCGAGAAGTTGGCCACGCCCGTCGGCCTGGCCCTGACTGCGGTAACCGATTCGGACGGCAAACCAGCCTCTGCTGATGGCACCGACTTGCTGCACTTCCGGCTCCAAACCACCTGA
- a CDS encoding transposase — protein MAAATATTELPSLRRFAQHLERDLDAVIAGLSQPWNSAVVEGHVNRLKMIKRQMFGRAGFELLRKHVLLYA, from the coding sequence ATCGCAGCGGCGACCGCGACCACCGAACTGCCCAGTCTCCGCCGATTCGCCCAGCATCTCGAACGCGACCTCGACGCCGTCATCGCCGGCCTCTCACAACCCTGGAACTCCGCCGTCGTCGAAGGCCACGTCAACCGGCTCAAAATGATCAAGCGCCAGATGTTCGGTCGCGCGGGCTTCGAACTCCTCCGCAAGCACGTCCTGCTCTACGCATAG
- a CDS encoding cupin domain-containing protein, which translates to MIPDDDLSRSLTVADPDDPATTYISLVGNTYAMLVTGEQTDGRYCLIDMRVPDGGGPPPHRHDFEEMFTILEGEIEFTFRGEKYTVRAGATVNIPANAPHNFRNISGAPARMLCMCTPAGQDEYFLRIGDVVAGKDAPPPQLSEGEVMERRRRAAELASTYRSEFL; encoded by the coding sequence ATGATCCCCGACGACGACCTGTCCCGCTCGCTGACCGTGGCGGACCCCGACGATCCCGCCACGACGTACATCTCTTTGGTGGGCAACACGTACGCCATGCTGGTCACCGGCGAGCAGACCGACGGCCGGTACTGCCTGATCGACATGCGTGTGCCCGACGGCGGCGGCCCGCCCCCGCACCGGCACGACTTCGAGGAGATGTTCACGATCCTCGAGGGCGAGATCGAGTTCACCTTCCGCGGCGAGAAGTACACCGTGAGGGCCGGGGCCACGGTCAACATTCCGGCCAACGCGCCGCACAACTTCCGCAACATCTCGGGTGCGCCGGCCCGCATGCTGTGTATGTGCACCCCGGCAGGCCAGGACGAATACTTCCTGCGCATCGGCGATGTCGTCGCAGGCAAGGACGCGCCGCCGCCGCAGCTGTCCGAGGGCGAGGTCATGGAGCGTCGCCGCCGTGCGGCCGAGCTGGCCTCGACCTACCGGAGCGAATTCCTGTGA
- a CDS encoding alpha/beta hydrolase → MPPADIEVGQLDVFRDEDTAYATKLSRAGVLVEFHLRPGAPHEFDSIAFTSDVARRAITDRIRVLKSIRAATERARPMPQEGYAGAPHRWPAPRCPARWSLSDTGTNTLKHRAAGPESHFAQHAHLRPGDCRTPFDPPGT, encoded by the coding sequence CTGCCGCCGGCCGACATCGAGGTCGGCCAGCTCGACGTCTTCCGCGACGAAGACACCGCCTACGCCACCAAACTCAGCCGCGCCGGCGTGCTAGTCGAATTCCACCTGCGCCCCGGCGCCCCGCACGAGTTCGACTCCATCGCCTTCACCTCCGACGTCGCCCGCCGCGCCATCACCGACCGCATCCGCGTCCTCAAATCCATCAGAGCCGCCACCGAGCGCGCTCGCCCCATGCCCCAGGAGGGGTATGCAGGCGCTCCGCACAGGTGGCCCGCACCCCGTTGCCCGGCACGATGGAGTCTCTCGGACACCGGCACGAACACACTGAAGCACCGCGCGGCCGGGCCGGAATCCCACTTCGCGCAGCATGCGCATCTACGGCCGGGAGACTGCCGGACTCCATTCGACCCGCCCGGCACCTGA
- a CDS encoding alpha/beta hydrolase fold domain-containing protein: MTPILHRKGNPFPTPLEDANSALRWLHAHAAELGVDRDRIGVMGDSAGGGMTAGLTILARERGGPEIARQILMMPMLDDRTTTPDPHIAPYLLWSYDDSLTAWPALLGEAVGGPDVPVRRPRPGSRTPPACRRPTSRSASSTSSATKTPPTPPNSAAPAC, translated from the coding sequence CTGACGCCGATCCTCCACCGAAAGGGAAATCCCTTCCCCACCCCGCTCGAGGACGCCAACAGCGCACTGCGCTGGCTGCACGCACACGCCGCCGAACTCGGTGTCGACCGCGACCGGATCGGTGTGATGGGGGACAGCGCGGGCGGCGGCATGACCGCAGGACTGACGATCCTCGCCCGCGAGCGTGGCGGCCCGGAGATCGCCCGCCAGATCCTCATGATGCCGATGCTCGACGACCGCACCACCACCCCCGATCCCCACATCGCGCCCTACCTGCTGTGGTCCTACGACGACAGCCTCACCGCCTGGCCCGCCCTGCTCGGCGAGGCCGTCGGCGGGCCCGACGTCCCGGTCAGGCGGCCCCGGCCCGGCTCGAGGACGCCACCGGCCTGCCGCCGGCCGACATCGAGGTCGGCCAGCTCGACGTCTTCCGCGACGAAGACACCGCCTACGCCACCAAACTCAGCCGCGCCGGCGTGCTAG
- a CDS encoding NADP-dependent oxidoreductase: MKAVRFHEYGDPSVLRYEDVEQPVPAAGEVRVRVAATSFNPVDGNIRGGFMQGPIPVTLPHTPGIDVAGTVDALGEGVDSIAVGDDVVGFLPMDGTGAAAQYVLAPADVLTPAPKSVPLADAAALPLVGLTAYQALFDHAKLTAGQRVLINGAGGAVGGYAVQLAKNAGAHVIATAGPRSSEAVTSAGADEVIDHTTTGVPAAVTEPVDIALNLAPVAPDELAALITLVRPGGVVVNTTVWMPAPSDEERDVRGIDLFVRSDADQLAQLVALIDRGELRVDVAERVPLAELPALHTRASEGAVHGKVIVVPSAD; this comes from the coding sequence ATGAAGGCAGTGCGTTTCCACGAGTACGGCGACCCGAGCGTCCTGCGCTATGAGGACGTGGAGCAGCCCGTTCCCGCGGCCGGCGAGGTCCGAGTGCGCGTCGCCGCGACGTCGTTCAACCCCGTCGACGGCAACATCCGCGGGGGCTTCATGCAGGGCCCCATCCCGGTGACGCTGCCCCACACGCCCGGCATCGACGTCGCCGGAACGGTCGACGCCCTGGGCGAGGGCGTCGACAGCATAGCGGTCGGTGACGACGTCGTCGGCTTTCTGCCGATGGACGGCACCGGAGCCGCCGCGCAGTACGTTCTCGCGCCGGCCGACGTCCTGACCCCGGCCCCCAAGAGCGTCCCCCTGGCCGACGCCGCCGCGCTGCCGCTGGTGGGCCTGACCGCGTACCAGGCCCTCTTCGACCACGCCAAGCTGACGGCCGGGCAACGCGTCCTGATCAACGGAGCCGGCGGAGCGGTCGGCGGCTACGCCGTGCAGCTGGCCAAGAACGCAGGCGCCCACGTCATCGCCACAGCCGGCCCGCGCAGCAGCGAGGCGGTCACATCGGCCGGCGCCGACGAAGTCATCGACCACACCACCACCGGCGTGCCCGCAGCGGTGACCGAACCGGTCGACATCGCACTCAACCTCGCACCGGTCGCCCCGGACGAACTGGCCGCGCTCATCACCCTGGTCCGTCCCGGCGGGGTCGTCGTGAACACCACGGTGTGGATGCCCGCCCCCAGCGACGAGGAGCGCGACGTGCGCGGCATCGACCTCTTCGTCCGCAGCGACGCCGACCAACTGGCCCAACTGGTGGCGCTGATCGACCGCGGCGAGCTGCGCGTCGACGTCGCCGAGCGGGTACCGCTGGCCGAACTCCCCGCGCTCCACACCCGGGCCTCCGAAGGCGCGGTGCACGGCAAGGTCATCGTCGTCCCGTCCGCCGACTGA
- a CDS encoding NAD(P)H-dependent oxidoreductase: MSTAAWAPVSLAVVSAGVGCPRQARRLADWVTEAVCRSLAAGGARAEVEVLELHRLAADLARHSIQGRVSLDLWEAIAAVVAADGLVVATPVRAASPSEVFNSFLAVLGDKVLSGIPVLLALNSGSDRQPPDLAKVMRRRLTDVHADPVPTVVVAGPADWRTTAGSDAARLRACIGRAAVELAAAMRSHRQ; the protein is encoded by the coding sequence ATGAGCACCGCCGCGTGGGCTCCGGTGTCCTTGGCCGTGGTGAGCGCCGGTGTCGGATGTCCGCGTCAGGCTCGCCGGCTCGCGGACTGGGTCACGGAGGCGGTGTGTCGGTCACTGGCGGCCGGGGGTGCGCGCGCCGAGGTGGAGGTGCTGGAGCTGCACCGGCTGGCGGCCGACCTCGCCCGGCACTCCATCCAGGGCCGCGTCAGTCTCGACCTGTGGGAGGCGATCGCGGCGGTCGTGGCGGCCGACGGGCTGGTGGTGGCGACCCCGGTGCGCGCCGCATCTCCGAGCGAGGTGTTCAACTCGTTCCTCGCCGTCCTCGGGGACAAAGTCCTCTCCGGCATACCGGTGCTGCTGGCGCTCAACAGCGGATCCGACCGGCAGCCACCCGACCTCGCGAAGGTGATGCGCAGGCGCCTGACCGACGTGCACGCCGACCCCGTGCCCACGGTCGTCGTCGCTGGTCCCGCCGACTGGCGGACAACGGCTGGCAGCGATGCGGCGCGGCTGCGCGCCTGCATCGGCCGAGCCGCCGTCGAACTCGCCGCTGCGATGCGCTCGCACCGGCAGTAA
- a CDS encoding MarR family winged helix-turn-helix transcriptional regulator: MSDSPPSLDPVQLGAYFDLIEVTSLLRHAVEQQLREAGDLSYVQFQLLARLGDSPTGSHRMTDLADGVVYSRSGLTYQVDLLQKEGLVVRAPSPDDERSITVTLTDAGRALLAKVLPGHVEVVSRLLFEPLSRDDVKALASLLAPVRDHMRSMPSRSAAPRRRKAGA; this comes from the coding sequence ATGTCTGATTCACCGCCGTCGCTCGACCCCGTGCAGCTCGGTGCCTACTTCGACCTCATCGAGGTGACCAGCCTGCTCCGGCACGCCGTCGAGCAGCAGCTGCGCGAGGCCGGTGATCTCAGCTATGTGCAGTTCCAGCTGCTGGCCCGCCTCGGGGACTCACCGACGGGCAGTCACCGCATGACCGACCTGGCCGACGGTGTCGTCTACAGCCGCAGTGGCCTGACCTATCAGGTGGATCTGCTCCAGAAGGAGGGCCTGGTCGTCCGCGCTCCCTCGCCGGACGACGAGCGGAGCATCACCGTCACCCTCACCGATGCCGGGCGTGCGCTGCTTGCGAAGGTGCTGCCGGGGCACGTCGAGGTGGTCAGCCGCCTCCTGTTCGAGCCGCTTTCGCGCGACGACGTCAAAGCTCTCGCCAGCCTGCTGGCTCCGGTGCGCGACCACATGCGCTCCATGCCGTCCCGCTCGGCCGCGCCTCGCCGCCGTAAAGCCGGAGCATGA